One genomic window of Arachis stenosperma cultivar V10309 chromosome 10, arast.V10309.gnm1.PFL2, whole genome shotgun sequence includes the following:
- the LOC130956684 gene encoding probable xyloglucan glycosyltransferase 12 produces MVSYKSILLVKQIVLFLIQSLDRLVLCLGYFWIRYKKIKNVATEDYSDLDLESGEKKGFFPMVLVQIPMCNEREVYQQSIGAVCNLDWPKSKLLIQVLDDSDDPITQSLISDEVKQWQQEGANMVYRHRVIREGYKAGNLKSAMSCSYVKDYKFVTIFDADFQPTADFLKRTIPHFKDNDELGLVQTRWSFVNKDENLLTRLQNINLAFHFEVEQQVNGIFLNFFGFNGTAGVWRIKALEDAGGWLERTTVEDMDIAVRAHLHCWKFIFLNDVECQCELPESYEAYRKQQHRWHSGPMQLFRLCLPAIIRSKISLSKKFNSIFMFFLLRKLILPFYSFTLFCINKKHNRIYMKELALVVLLLTASARSLLSAQGIHFYFFPPAGHVQPPPPPAPILEVVSKKVGSLPNRRGPGRRGRDRKTSNRRHRKVVAGSKDMDTAS; encoded by the exons ATGGTGTCGTATAAATCAATACTACT AGTGAAACAAATTGTGTTGTTCCTTATTCAGAGCTTGGATAGGCTTGTGCTTTGCTTGGGTTATTTTTGGATCCGGTATAAGAAGATCAAGAATGTTGCTACTGAAGATTATAGTGATTTGGATCTTGAATCTGGGGAGAAGAAAGGGTTCTTTCCTATGGTGTTAGTCCAGATCCCCATGTGCAATGAGAGAG AGGTTTATCAGCAATCAATTGGTGCTGTTTGCAATTTGGATTGGCCTAAGTCCAAGTTGCTAATTCAAGTTCTAGACGATTCAGATGATCCAATAACTCAGTCTTTGATCAGTGATGAGGTGAAGCAATGGCAACAAGAGGGTGCCAACATGGTGTATCGGCATAGGGTGATCAGAGAGGGTTACAAGGCAGGTAACTTGAAATCTGCCATGAGTTGTAGCTATGTGAAAGACTACAAGTTTGTCACAATTTTCGATGCTGATTTCCAGCCTACTGCTGATTTCCTTAAAAGAACAATTCCTCATTTTAAG GATAACGACGAATTGGGATTAGTTCAAACGAGATGGTCTTTTGTGAACAAGGATGAGAACCTTTTAACACGGTTGCAGAACATTAATTTGGCTTTTCATTTTGAGGTTGAGCAGCAAGTAAATGGGATCTTCCTTAATTTCTTTGGGTTCAATGGCACCGCCGGAGTGTGGAGAATTAAGGCCTTGGAGGATGCCGGTGGTTGGTTGGAGAGGACCACTGTTGAGGACATGGACATTGCCGTTCGAGCTCATCTTCATTGCTGGAAATTCATCTTCCTCAATGATGTTGAG TGTCAATGTGAGCTACCAGAATCTTATGAAGCTTATAGGAAACAGCAACATAGATGGCATTCCGGACCAATGCAATTGTTTCGCCTTTGTTTGCCCGCCATCATACGCTCGAAG ATAAGCTtatcaaagaaattcaacagCATATTTATGTTCTTTCTTCTTAGAAAATTGATACTACCCTTCTATTCATTCACACTATTCTGCATA aataagaagcataatagaatatatatgAAGGAACTTGCTTTGGTCGTTTTGCTTCTAACAGCCTCAGCAAGGTCTCTTCTTTCAGCACAAGGAATCCATTTCTACTTCTTTCCACCAGCGGGTCATGTCCAACCACCCCCTCCACCAGCTCCAATTCTCGAGGTGGTCAGCAAAAAGGTTGGAAGTCTACCCAACAGGAGAGGGCCGGGAAGGCGTGGAAGAGATAGGAAAACTAGTAATAGGCGCCACCGCAAAGTTGTTGCTGGAAGTAAAGACATGGACACAGCAAGTTAA
- the LOC130956374 gene encoding coniferyl alcohol acyltransferase-like — MDSAAGEFNVSVTNEDVVAAVLPTQEHWLPLSNLDLLLPPVDVGVFFCYKNNNTMVMNSFASMVGCLKKSLSQALVSYYAFAGEVVANTAGEPELLCNNRGVDFVEAVADIELHCLNLYNPDVSIEGKLVPKKKRGVFVVQATSLKCGGIVVGCTFDHRIADAYSTNMFLVSWANMAQPTRPKPKQPCFRRSLLSPRHPGFIHPSLHNMYIPISKLPPPAATTTPLLSRIYYVTAKQLQHMQSLATDNGATKRTKLESFSAFLWKMVAHAASTDIKDKKVVAKMGIVVDGRKRLADSGGSSCDGEKGKKSLMNSYFGNVLSIPFGQKLVEELVEKPLWWVANVVHEFLEVAVTEEHFLGLIDWVEAHRPVPGLAKIYCHGAEEGPAFVISSGQRFPEEKVDFGWGKAVFGSYHFPWGGNAGYVMPMPSPLVNGDWVVYMHLVKEQLHTIESEASHFFMPLTWEYLNQ, encoded by the exons ATGGATAGTGCTGCTGGAGAGTTCAACGTGAGTGTGACCAATGAAGACGTGGTAGCAGCGGTTCTACCAACTCAAGAACACTGGCTACCACTCTCTAACCTCGATCTACTCCTTCCTCCGGTAGACGTTGGAGTCTTCTTCTGCTACAAGAACAACAACACAATGGTGATGAATAGCTTTGCATCCATGGTGGGGTGTTTGAAGAAATCGCTGTCTCAAGCTCTTGTGTCTTACTATGCATTTGCCGGCGAAGTGGTGGCCAACACGGCGGGTGAACCCGAGTTGCTATGCAACAACCGTGGAGTTGATTTTGTTGAAGCTGTCGCAGACATTGAGCTTCACTGTCTCAACTTGTACAATCctgatgtctccattgaagggAAGCTTGTTCCCAAGAAGAAGCGTGGCGTGTTTGTGGTCCAG GCAACATCACTTAAGTGCGGTGGAATAGTAGTGGGATGCACATTTGATCATCGAATAGCGGATGCATACTCAACGAACATGTTCCTTGTATCATGGGCCAACATGGCCCAACCCACCAGGCCCAAGCCCAAGCAACCTTGCTTCCGTCGCTCCCTTCTCAGTCCCCGCCACCCAGGATTCATCCACCCCTCCCTCCACAACATGTACATTCCCATCTCCAAGCTCCCACCACCAGCTGCCACCACCACCCCTCTCCTCAGCCGCATTTACTATGTCACGGCAAAGCAACTCCAACACATGCAGTCACTCGCCACCGACAATGGCGCCACCAAGCGCACAAAACTCGAGTCATTCTCCGCGTTCTTGTGGAAGATGGTTGCTCATGCAGCTTCAACAGACATCAAAGACAAAAAG GTTGTTGCCAAAATGGGCATAGTGGTGGATGGAAGGAAGAGGCTAGCCGATAGTGGTGGTAGCAGTTGTGAtggagaaaaaggaaaaaaatcattgatgaattcttatttTGGAAATGTGCTTTCCATACCCTTTGGTCAAAAACTGGTGGAGGAGCTGGTGGAGAAACCATTATGGTGGGTGGCAAATGTGGTTCATGAGTTTTTGGAGGTGGCAGTAACAGAGGAGCACTTTCTAGGGCTTATTGACTGGGTGGAAGCACACCGGCCGGTTCCTGGGTTGGCGAAGATCTATTGCCATGGCGCCGAGGAGGGGCCGGCTTTCGTTATATCGTCTGGACAAAGGTTCCCGGAGGAGAAGGTGGATTTTGGGTGGGGGAAGGCTGTGTTTGGTTCTTATCATTTTCCTTGGGGTGGAAATGCTGGCTATGTGATGCCAATGCCAAGTCCTCTTGTGAATGGTGATTGGGTTGTTTACATGCACCTTGTGAAAGAACAATTACACACCATTGAGTCTGAGGCTTCTCatttctttatgcctttaacTTGGGAGTACCTTAACCAATGA